Proteins from one Malania oleifera isolate guangnan ecotype guangnan chromosome 4, ASM2987363v1, whole genome shotgun sequence genomic window:
- the LOC131154330 gene encoding protein BONZAI 3 has translation MGGCFSDMKGGSQAVGGAQPILMAGDTDHNDAVDFFFKSRGQHPLFSQIELSLSASKLLDRDIISKSDPMTVVYAKKKDGTLEELGRTEVIMNSLDPAWIKKVPVSFHFEIVQPLVFHVYDVDTTFHNVPVKMLKLKDQEFLGEANCVLSEIVTQRSQSLTLSLHNRNGHRGLKNLGTLTVHAEETVASKNAVEMTLRCSNLENKDLFSKSDPFLRISRIVETGGSVPICKTEVMNNNLNPTWKPLCLTMQHFGSKDNPLTIECFDFNSSGKHALIGTLQKSVAELEKLHQDKNGANFTLSSSAYRGHEKISKGQLFVDGFSEKKLYSFIDYISSGFELNFMVAVDFTASNGNPRSVDSLHYIDPSGRLNAYQQAIKEVGEVIQFYDSDRSFPAWGFGGRLYDGSVSHCFNLNGDATGFEVMGVEGIMTAYANALHNVTLAGPTLFGTMINRAAEIAGQSLSNNSNKYFVLLIITDGVLTDLQETKDALVRASDLPLSILIVGVGGADFKAMEILDADNGHRLESSTGRVATRDIVQFVPMREVHGGQISVVQALLEELPSQFLTYMRSRNILPIRQQLE, from the exons atgGGGGGATGCTTTTCAGATATGAAAGGAGGGAGCCAGGCCGTGGGAGGGGCCCAGCCGATCCTCATGGCCGGGGACACTGACCACAATGATGCTGTCGATTTCTTCTTTAAATCTCGCGGCCAGCATCCACTCTTCTCGCAAATCGAG TTGTCTTTATCAGCTTCCAAGTTACTTGATCGTGACATCATTTCAAAG AGTGATCCTATGACAGTAGTCTATGCAAAGAAAAAGGATGGAACACTTGAGGAACTTGGCCGCACAGAAGTTATAATGAATAGTTTGGATCCTGCTTGGATTAAAAAAGTTCCAGTTTCTTTTCACTTTGAGATTGTTCAGCCATTGGT GTTTCATGTGTATGATGTGGATACAACATTTCACAATGTGCCTGTAAAG ATGTTGAAGTTGAAAGATCAAGAATTTCTTGGGGAGGCCAATTGCGTTCTGTCTGAG ATAGTTACTCAAAGAAGTCAGAGTTTGACGCTGAGTCTTCATAACAGAAATGGGCATCGCGGGCTGAAAAACCTAGGGACACTCACTGTCCATGCAGAGGAGACGGTTGCTTCAAAAAATGCTGTTGAGATGACATTACGTTGTTCTAACTTGGAAAACAAGGATTTGTTTTCCAAAAGT GATCCATTCTTAAGAATATCTAGGATTGTGGAGACTGGAGGTTCTGTTCCAATTTGCAAGACAGAAGTGATGAACAACAACTTGAATCCAACATGGAAACCTCTATGTTTAACCATGCAGCATTTTGGAAGCAAG GACAACCCACTAACTATTGAGTGTTTTGATTTTAATAGTAGTGGCAAGCATGCACTTATTGG AACACTTCAGAAATCAGTGGCAGAGCTGGAAAAACTTCACCAGGATAAAAACGGTGCAAATTTTACTTTGTCATCCTCTGCTTACCGAGGTCATGAAAAG ATTTCAAAGGGTCAACTTTTTGTGGATGGATTTTCTGAGAAGAAACTTTACAGTTTTATTGATTACATCTCTAGTGGATTTGAGCTAAACTTTATGGTGGCTGTTGATTTTACTG CTTCAAATGGAAATCCTCGAAGTGTAGATTCTTTGCACTACATTGATCCTTCAGGCCGGTTGAATGCTTATCAGCAG GCCATAAAAGAGGTTGGGGAGGTCATACAATTCTATGATTCTGATAGGAGCTTCCCTGCCTGGGGCTTTGGAGGACGTCTGTACGATGGTTCAGTATCTCATTGTTTCAACTTGAATGGAGATGCAACTGGCTTTGAG GTTATGGGAGTAGAAGGCATCATGACTGCTTATGCAAATGCTTTGCACAATGTTACTCTTGCAGGACCAACTTTGTTTGGTACAATGATCAACAGGGCTGCTGAAATTGCTGGCCAATCCCTATCCAATAATAGCAACAAGTATTTTGTTTTGCTGATTATAACG GATGGGGTCCTTACTGACCTTCAAGAAACGAAAGATGCTTTGGTGAGGGCATCTGATCTACCCCTTTCAATTCTTATTGTTGGAGTAGGTGGAGCAGATTTTAAAGCAATGGAG ATCCTCGATGCTGACAATGGGCATCGATTAGAGAGTTCTACTGGACGGGTAGCTACACGAGACATCGTACAATTTGTTCCAATGCGTGAAGTGCATG GTGGGCAGATCTCAGTCGTTCAGGCTCTCCTGGAAGAGCTACCTAGTCAGTTTTTGACATACATGCGAAGCAGAAACATCCTACCAATTCGCCAACAACTTGAGTAA
- the LOC131153487 gene encoding uncharacterized protein LOC131153487: MLKHVFGELWTKRVLVHGGDKIRPCLYVPMSGLHGGQPQFAPRSFFGVEDFLDDDNSRPYTYQKEKKSKNPKKHISFKQRTVAYMEPFTLDVFISKRFVSASLTHRVTSKQVAVAGTNSKDIKAALKSRSDIPACLAIGRILADRAREADVYTASYTPRDRDKFEGKIRAVVQSLIDNGIDVKIFLD; the protein is encoded by the exons ATGTTGAAGCATGTATTTGGGGAGCTATGGACGAAAAGAGTTTTGGTTCACGGAGGAGATAAAATTAGGCCTTGCTTATATGTGCCTATGAGTGGCTTACACGGAGGACAG CCTCAGTTTGCACCAAGAAGCTTCTTTGGAGTGGAGGACTTCCTTGATGATGACAATAGCCGGCCATACACGTATCAAAAGGAGAAGAAATCAAAGAATCCAAAGAAGCATATTTCTTTCAAACAACGCACCGTAGCCTACATGGAGCCATTTACGCTCGATGTGTTCATCTCAAAACGCTTTGTTTCAGCCTCGCTCACCCACAGGGTTACAAGCAAGCAGGTTGCAGTTGCAGGTACAAACTCCAAAGATATTAAGGCTGCGCTCAAGTCGCGATCCGATATACCTGCGTGTTTGGCCATTGGCAGAATTTTAGCCGACAGGGCACGAGAAGCTGATGTATACACAGCTTCTTATACCCCAAGGGACAGGGACAAGTTTGAAGGGAAGATCAGAGCAGTAGTTCAGTCCCTCATTGATAATGGGATTGATGTTAAGATTTTTCTTGATTGA